TCCCGCATACGGCGGATACAGCGCTCGATAATTGCCGCTTTATTCAGGCCGACATTGTCTGACGACACGATAGCTCTCCTCTACTTCTTTTCGATCCTGACGAAACGTGAAATAACTCCCCAACAAGCGAGTTTCCGCCGCCTCAGTGTCATCCCGATGCAAGGTGACAAGACGTCGGCCATTCAGTATCGCCTCTCTGGCATACACCAGATTTTGGGCCGTTATCACGCCAATATCAATCGTTCTATTCAACCTTTCCTCAAGTTGAGCCGCCAATTCCAGACGTGTTCGCATGGATATTTTTTGTCCTGTTACAGGAAGCAAGGCAAGATCAATATCACTGTCTCGACGCATCTTGCCCGAAAGCGCAGAGCCCAGCAGATAAACAGCGGCAACGTCAGATTGGCCCGCCAGAACAGAACGGAGATATTTTTCGAGCCTCAACATATTTCGTCCATCCTGCGGGTCTTTTTCCACACGGCTCATGGTCGGCACCCCTTTTTCAAAAACGCAGCTATACCGCTATCAACAAGTTTCCGTGCCACTCGTGGCATAAGCGCTCCCCTTGAAGGGACAGACACCTTTGTAGCGGAACCGGTTCCGCTACAAAGGATTGGCTCTACCCTGCAGGAGCGGCTTGCAGCGGCGATGGGCGGTGCAAGGGAGGATCGCGGTTGCAAACCGCTCAGAACCAACCCCCTCCCTTGTCA
This region of Desulfuromonas thiophila genomic DNA includes:
- the mntA gene encoding type VII toxin-antitoxin system MntA family adenylyltransferase antitoxin, which gives rise to MSRVEKDPQDGRNMLRLEKYLRSVLAGQSDVAAVYLLGSALSGKMRRDSDIDLALLPVTGQKISMRTRLELAAQLEERLNRTIDIGVITAQNLVYAREAILNGRRLVTLHRDDTEAAETRLLGSYFTFRQDRKEVEESYRVVRQCRPE